From Nicotiana tabacum cultivar K326 chromosome 22, ASM71507v2, whole genome shotgun sequence, one genomic window encodes:
- the LOC107803410 gene encoding uncharacterized protein LOC107803410 codes for MDLDFALIEQKPTEPTTTNIADEKTKYKKWMKANKLSLMIINRFIYDHTKGVIDDNGNTKDFLSAIGQKFLEFDKAKIGSLIDSLYTIKYDLVGSVRDHIIKLVIIATKLNNLGVTIIDDFLVQQFLRSLTEQLNQLKTTYNAQKDMWSIDELITVCVVEEEMIQKEKVEGVVNLVSSFRSADYPSYKRKGGPKFH; via the coding sequence ATGGACCTGGACTTTGCATTGATTGAACAGAAACCTACTGAACCTACAACTACTAACATTGCTGATGAAAAGACTAAGTATAAGAAATGGATGAAGGCTAACAAATTGAGCCTTATGATCATAAATAGATTCATTTATGATCACACAAAAGGTGTAATTGATGATAATGGAAATACAAAAGATTTCTTGAGTGCTATTGGACAAAAATTCCTAGAATTTGATAAAGCTAAGATAGGTAGTCTAATTGATTCCCTGTATACCATAAAGTATGACCTTGTAGGTAGTGTCCGTGATCATATCATAAAATTGGTTATCATTGCCACCAAACTGAATAATTTAGGTGTAACCATTATCGATGATTTTCTTGTTCAGCAATTCCTAAGGTCCCTTACTGAGCAGCTCAACCAACTTAAGACAACCTATAATGCACAAAAGGATATGTGGAGTATTGATGAGCTTATTACTGTTTGTGTGGTAGAGGAAGAGATGATCCAAAAGGAGAAAGTTGAGGGCGTAGTGAATCTTGTTAGTTCGTTTAGATCAGCTGATTATCCCTCTTATAAAAGAAAAGGTGGACCCAAATTTCATTAA